The Caproicibacterium amylolyticum genome includes the window AAATCATCAGGAGGGATATCATGAACAGTTCTGAGAAAAAAACGCTTGAGGTTACTGCCTGTAAGGTTCGCATGGGCATTATCGAAGGTGTGTATCATGCAAAATCCGGACATCCCGGCGGCTCGCTTTCTGCTGCCGACATTTTTACTTACCTTTATTTCAAGGAAATGAAGGTAGATCCCAAAAATGCAAAGGATCCTGACCGTGACCGCTTTGTCCTGAGCAAGGGTCACACCTGCCCAGGTCTGTATTCTGCGCTGGCCGAGCGCGGCTACTTTTCAAAGGAAGAACTGAAAAGCCTGCGTCATATCGGTGCAATGCTGCAGGGACATCCTGATATGAAACATACCCCTGGCATTGACATGAGCTCCGGCTCACTTGGGCAGGGCATTTCCGCAGCCTGCGGCATGGCACTTGCCGGCAAGCTGGATAAAAAGAATTATTCTGTTTATACACTTCTGGGTGACGGTGAGCTGGAAGAAGGACAGGTTTGGGAAGCTTCCATGTTTGCAGGTCATCACCATTTGGACAACCTTTGTGTGCTGGTGGATTCCAATGGCCTGCAGATTGACGGCCCGGTAGAAGAGGTTGGCGGCCCGGCTCCGATTGACAAAAAATTTGAAGCTTTTGGCTTTGATGTGCAGACGATTGATGGCCATGACTTTGAGGCAATGGAAAAGGCTTTTGCACATTTCCATGAAGTGAAGGACAAACCGTGCTGCATTATTTTGAAAACAACAAAGGGTAAGGGCGTTTCCTACATGGAAAATGCAGTTGGCTGGCACGGCAAGGCTCCAAACACTGAGGAGTATGAAAAGGCTATGACAGAACTGAAGGCTGCACTAGCCGGACTGGAGGCATAATGATGGCAGAGATGATAAAAAAGGCAACACGCGAATCTTTCGGCATGGCAGTTACAGAAGAAGCAAAGGAAAACCCGGATATCATTGTGCTGGATGCTGACCTTGCAGCGGCAACAAAAACCGCTATTTTTAAAAAAGAATTTCCGGAACGCTTTATCGATGTGGGCATTGCGGAGTGCAATATGATTGGTATTGCAGCCGGCTTGGCAGCCAGCGGCAAAATTCCCTTTGCCGCAAGCTTCGCAATGTTCAGTGCAGGCCGTGCTTTTGAGCAGGTGCGCAACTCTGTTGGCTATCCGCATTTGAATGTAAAAATCGTCGGTTCCCATGCGGGCATTTCTGTTGGTGAGGACGGTGCCACCCACCAGTGTCTGGAGGACATTGCACTGATGCGTACCATTCCGGGCATGGTTGTGCTGAACCCCTCCGATCATTACGAAATGCTGGCGGCTGTAAAAGCGGCGGCTGCGTACAATGGCCCCTGCTACATTCGCCTGGGCCGTCTTGCAGTGGAAAGCTTCAACAACAACGATGATTTCCACTTTGAAATTGGCAAAGGTATTACCCTGCGTGACGGCAGCGACATCACTGTAGCAGCAACCGGCCTGATGGTCAGCGAAGCACTGAAAGCGGCGGATGCACTGAAAGCAGAGGGTATTTCCGTACGTGTGTTGGACATCCATACGATTAAACCGCTTGACCGCGAGCTGATTGTAAAAGCAGCAAAGGAAACTGGCAAGATCGTGACCGTTGAGGAACACAATATTATTGGTGGACTTGGCGAAGCAGTGTGCAGCACGCTTTGCGAAGAATATCCTGCTCCGGTAATCCGCATGGGTACACAGGACTGCTTCGGACATTCCGGCCCGGCTGTGGATCTCCTTAAAGAATTTGGTCTGTGCGCAGAGGGCATTGAAAAAACTGTCAAGCAGGCAATGGGCAAATAATTCTATTTTTGAAAAAATAAAAAGAATATAAGAAAGACGCTTTTCACAGTCTTCTGACTGCTGAAAAGCGTCTTTTATTTTTTCTTGGTTTTCAAAAATGAACGTGCAGTTTTTGGGGACTGCTTTGTCGGACGGTACATCCATGGAAGGGTTTTCCACAGCATAATTTTCTTTTTCAGGGCGGGACTTGTGCTTTTCCCGGTAATCAGCATTTTGTCGTAGCCGCCATGATGCAGATACATATTTATTGTGTTGTAACTGCAGCCTTCCTGCAACAGTATGTCAATACAGGAGAAAATGGTTTCTGGGATGCGCTGTTCCTGAAACAGCGCAATTAAATCCGCTGTACCGCATTTGCTGGTGTGCAGTACGTCCAGAATACGCAACATTGCGTCTGCACGTTGCAGGATAGCCCGACCACAGGGAGCGGTTTTGCCGCGATGCAGTTCGTGTTCTATATCACGCTGCAGCAAAAGGGGAGACTGTGCCGCAGTATTGCTTAAAAGCATGCAACGCAGAATGAACTCTTCTGCATAGCCATAGCTGCAGGTTTCTGCGAACTGAATATGATTTTCTGTTAGGAAACTGGAGCGAACCATCATTGCCGAAATATCGATTTGAAGTTCGTGCTTTAAAAGCTGACGCGCAAAGTCAATGCTTTCCGGGCCAGTGCCTGGCAGCCGCTTTGACGCACGTTTAAAAGCTTCTTCGGTTGTACAGCCAAACACTAAATCTGCGTTTGTGCGAACAGCTGTCTGATAATAATTATTTAAGAAGTTACAATACAGTCGGCGTGCAAAGAGAAAAGAAACATAAGCACCGTGGACGCGCGCCAGACCGGTATTTAGTGCGGCCGCAATGGTGGCGTCACCGTTTTGAATCACACAGCCGCGCAAATCAGCAGCGTGCAGTGCCTGCACGGATTCCAGTACGGTACTGTCAGTGGAACCGATATCTACAATAATCAATTCAGCTGGCATGGAATGAATCTGTGCAGCTAGGAACTGAAGTATTCCGTCAATTTCCCGCTCCACATTGCGGACGGGCAGTATTAGTGATAGAGTGATATCAGGCATTTTTGTCCCTCCTCTGGACAAGGGTCAGTTTTCGCCGGTTAGGGAATGCTGGCTCTG containing:
- a CDS encoding glycosyltransferase family 2 protein; this encodes MPDITLSLILPVRNVEREIDGILQFLAAQIHSMPAELIIVDIGSTDSTVLESVQALHAADLRGCVIQNGDATIAAALNTGLARVHGAYVSFLFARRLYCNFLNNYYQTAVRTNADLVFGCTTEEAFKRASKRLPGTGPESIDFARQLLKHELQIDISAMMVRSSFLTENHIQFAETCSYGYAEEFILRCMLLSNTAAQSPLLLQRDIEHELHRGKTAPCGRAILQRADAMLRILDVLHTSKCGTADLIALFQEQRIPETIFSCIDILLQEGCSYNTINMYLHHGGYDKMLITGKSTSPALKKKIMLWKTLPWMYRPTKQSPKTARSFLKTKKK
- a CDS encoding transketolase, which produces MNSSEKKTLEVTACKVRMGIIEGVYHAKSGHPGGSLSAADIFTYLYFKEMKVDPKNAKDPDRDRFVLSKGHTCPGLYSALAERGYFSKEELKSLRHIGAMLQGHPDMKHTPGIDMSSGSLGQGISAACGMALAGKLDKKNYSVYTLLGDGELEEGQVWEASMFAGHHHLDNLCVLVDSNGLQIDGPVEEVGGPAPIDKKFEAFGFDVQTIDGHDFEAMEKAFAHFHEVKDKPCCIILKTTKGKGVSYMENAVGWHGKAPNTEEYEKAMTELKAALAGLEA
- a CDS encoding transketolase family protein, which produces MAEMIKKATRESFGMAVTEEAKENPDIIVLDADLAAATKTAIFKKEFPERFIDVGIAECNMIGIAAGLAASGKIPFAASFAMFSAGRAFEQVRNSVGYPHLNVKIVGSHAGISVGEDGATHQCLEDIALMRTIPGMVVLNPSDHYEMLAAVKAAAAYNGPCYIRLGRLAVESFNNNDDFHFEIGKGITLRDGSDITVAATGLMVSEALKAADALKAEGISVRVLDIHTIKPLDRELIVKAAKETGKIVTVEEHNIIGGLGEAVCSTLCEEYPAPVIRMGTQDCFGHSGPAVDLLKEFGLCAEGIEKTVKQAMGK